The genomic interval TCCGACCGCGGCTGTCAGTACACCTCGACTCAGTACGCCAACCTGGCAAGGGATCTGGGTGTCGTCTTGTCGGTCGGGCGACGCGGGCAGTGCTGGGACAACGCCGTCGCGGAATCATTCTTCGCGACCCTGAAGGCCGAGCTGATCCACCGCCGTGCCTGGCCGACCCACCAAGCGGCGACCAGCGCGATCTTCGACTACGTCGAAGGCTGGTACAACACCCGCCGACGACACTCCACCCTCGGCTACCTCAGCCCCGCCACGTTCGAAACCACCGTCAGCACCCCTACCGAACAGGTAGCGTGAACCAGCCCCACATCAAATCTGTCCGTCAAAACGGGTCAACGCCAGGTCGAGTGGAAGATCCCTGCTGACGCGGGCGGCCTGACCGAACACGTCAAGCCTGATCAGGCCCGCGAGGCTCTGAGCGATCTCGGCGAGGCGACGTACAACGGGCCGTGCCCACCGGCCGGCCAGACCCATCATTACCGCTTCACCTTGCTGGCCTTGTCCGCTGCTCTGGACCTGCCGTACGGGACACCGGCCAGGACTGTCCTCACCACAGCTCGGTCGTCAGTGCTCGGTACCGCGGCTCTTGTAGCGACCTACCGCCGTACGACTTGATCATCCTGAGGCGACGAGATCCAGATGCGGCCCAGGTGATCGCCGATGTCGAAGAGGGGCTGAGCAACGGGAACACGGGGGAGCAGGACAACATGTAGATGCTGCCACGACGATGCCGTAGCAGCTGTGAGGAAGTGTGGATGCACCAGACCCGTGACGGCGAGAGCCAGTGCGAGCGCGGCGGCCAGTAGTGCACGGATCCATCGCATCCGATGAGCCTAGACAGCATTGCCTCCTCGCCTTGCTCGCAGGCTGTTTCCGTTGTCTTACGTTTGCCCCCAACGCTCAGGCTGACCGGTACAACGCCGGATTACGGCCATTCCGGGACGTTACGTTGGCGTAAGGGGCAATTGGGGTGGGTGGGCGTAGCGTCCTTGGTGATGCGAAGGAGCTGAGTCCATGTTCGATCAGATGAGCATGCCGGTGTTGTTCGCGGTCTTGATCGTCACGCTGGCCCTTGTCAGCACGGGGATTTTCGTTGCGGTGAGAGTCATGGCTGTGCGGGTTGGTGCAGACAATCCTGTTGAGAAAGGGACTGTGCCCGATCCGTCTCACCGGGCTTTGTCGCAGCCTGCGGCGGCGCGGAGGGCGCTCGAGTCGAACTCTGAAGAGGACCGGGTATGAGTATTGATCGCGGACTGCTAGCACTCCTCGAGGCCAAGCCGGGCAAGGAGGCGGAGCTGGCCGCGTTTCTTGAGCAGGGGCGTGAGTTGGCAGTTGCGGAGGAGGGGACGGTGACCTGGTATGCCTTCCGGTTGAGCGAGACCACCTTCGGGATCTTCGACACGTTCGAGAACGAAGAGGGACGCCAAGCCCACCTGGACGGTCCAATTCCGGTTGCCTTGGGCAAGATTGCGTCCGACCTGCTGGCGACCGACCCGGATATCCGGATGACGGATATCCTGGCCGTCAAGTAGTCGGACCTATCTTGTGGTTGTGTGGCTCCGAAGCACCTGGGCGAATCTGCTGTCTAGGAACTGGAGACGTCATGCTGGCACTTCTCGGTATGCCGCAGGGTGCGGAGTGGCTCGTCATTCTCGCGATCGTGGTGCTGCTGTTCGGATCGGCGAAGTTGCCGACGTTGGTGCGCCAACTCGGCAAGTCGAAGAAGATCTGGGAAGACGAGATAGGCTCCCACGTCAAAAAGCCGGACATGGAGATCGGCGAGACGCCGGTCGGCGAGGGTGTGCACACGTCGGCCGAGGCCGAGCCGAATCAGCGCAGCTAGGCATCTGTGTTCGACATCGGATTCCCCAAGCTACTGGTCATCGGCTCGTGACGGACCGGTTCGCGCCGTCGTGGTGCGTGCTAGGTGGATGCCGAGGGCAACGAAGCCTGCGTGGCGACCTGGATGGGCACGGCCGCCCCCGGCTACCCATGAGTGCCGTCGGTGAGCACGGTGATGGCACCTACTTCACATTCGAGCAGGCTCAGCACCACGTGGCTCACGAACTGGTTGAGGACCGCATGATCCGCTGGAGCCGGGCGTACGGGGTGCATGATAGATGGATGGAATGGGCTCGGTGTCTCCATGGCTTCCGTCGCCCGCGAGGCCGACGTCGGCAAGGCGAGTCTCTCGCGCCACTTCGCCACGCGAGACGACCTCATCGCGACCGTCTTCGCCGACCGCATGGATGCCTACGGGGCCGCGGTCGCCGAGGCATTCGCCGACCCCGATGCCTGGCACGGCTTCGCGCACTTCGAACGCGTCTGCGCCATGCAGGCCCCGCCCCGGCACCCACCGCTCTGTACCGAGCCATGATCCGCCGCACCCGGCCCTAGCCGAGATCAGCCGATCGAACGATCAGCGGCTGGCTGCTTTGCGACGGACGAATCCGACGGCGCTGGTGCCTAGGAAAAGCACGATTCCGATGATTGCCAGCCAGACCAGGCCTTTGATGGCGAAGCCGACGATCGTCAAGACGAGCCACAGGACAAGGAGAACAATCAGGAATACGAGCATGAGGCATCTCCGCTGTTCGACGAAACCGGACCGGTTTAGCTGACCGCGCGGCCATAACCAGCTATCCCGACGGACCCTTCAGGTTCAGAGTCCGCCATGCGCTACGCGATGTCCATCAGGCAGAGGGAAACCCACGAGCGGGCTGGCTCCTGCGACACCCAGTACGCCCGTGCTCTGGGCGAATGACGGTTCGCGACACCCTGCTGTCCGCCGTCGTCACAGCGGCCGATTGCTGCCTCGTCCGCTGGCCTGCAAGGAGGACGTCACCAGTGACCAGCAGCTCTGGCCGGTTGTGTCGGAATTCCGGGCGCTCTGTTGTGCTGAATTGGGTGATCAGGGGATTGTCTGCGTTTTGTGTCTTCACAGTGGACCCGGCTTCTTGCGCTGCGGTCGACGATGTGGTGGTCGTACCGCCGGTGCCGTTCGGCGGCGAGTACCATCCGGGCGCAGGATTTGTGTACGGAGAGGGTTGGCGATGGGAACTCCAGTCACGGCGTGGCCGTTTGACCGCTCCGACGGAGTTGGGACTGGCGGGTAGCCCACCGCGGGTTTGCGTTCACGTTGGACTGGCCTGGTGGATCATCCGCGATCGGAGGGGCTGCGTACTCAAGGATGGTGCGGGCCCGGGTTGACTGAGTGGACCGGTGACGGTGATCCGATTGATCGGTTCCGCGATCAGCTGGTACCGCTGGCCGAGGGGCGTGACGTCTGGTCGATGGGCGCGCGCGAGGTCGCCCGGATAACCGGGCCTCGCGCAGGATCCACGAATTCTGGTGCTCGACGAACCACCTGGACGTCCGGCATCAGCTCGAACTGCTGTCGCTGGCACGTCGGTTACGGGTCACCACGCTCGTCACCGTGCACCACCTGAACCTTGCCGCCGCATACTGCGACCAGTTGGTCGTGCAGCCCGAGGGATCGGTCGTCGCTACCGGCACACCTGGCGACGTCTGGTTCCTGAGCCTGCTCGACCGGGTTTCGGCATCCGGGCCTAGGTGCTCACCAATCCGCTGACCGGACGCCTGCATCTGGCGTACGCCGAAGGGAAGACCGATGACCTACGAATCTGAGGAGCGACCGATGGCGGACCAGGAGAGCAAGGATCCCGCCGCACAGGCGGCGTGGGACCATTCGATGGCGGCACACGACGCTCTGGCGGCACGGCCGGGGGTCACCTTCACCGCCAGTGAGGACGTCGTGATCGTGCTCCATCCAGGGTTCGACACGCTGGACGCGATCGGTCCGCACTATTTCTCGCCTCGATGCTCGGCGCGACCGTTCATCTCGCGACGACCGGAGTCACCGGCGAGCCTGTCACGAGCGCCGGTGGACTTGCACTGATCCCGACGACGACGCTGACGGATGCCCCTGAGGAGCCGACCGTGCTCATCGTGCCCGGAGGCGACACCGGCGTACTGCTGGCCGATCCGGCAGCGATGTCGGCGATCCGCCGTCTCGGCGAAGCGGCCGAGACGGTCGCGAGTGTGTGCACCGGGGCGATCGCGCTCGGCGCGGCCGGCCTGCTCGACGGTCGCCGCGCCACGTCGCACTGGTCGGTTCGGCATCTGCTGGCCGGCTACGGCGCGATCGCTGTCGACGAGCGCGTCGTAGCGGACGGGAACGTGCTCACCGCTGCCGGCGTGACGGCGGGTATGGATCTGGCGCTTCGCCGGGTCGCCCGGCTTCGCGGCGACGACTACGCCCGCTTCCTCGAACTCGGAGCTGAGTACGCCCCGCAGCCGCCATTCGGCGCCGGCACCCCGGAAACCGCCGGCGCCGACCTCACCGCACTCGCCCGCGACTTCTACGCCCCGCTCGAACACGCTCTCCGCGCCCGCTGACGCCTCTCCAGGTTCGACGGTGGGTCCTTATCCATTTCCCACAGCTGTAGGGCAGGTTGCCCCAGCACAACATCAGGTCGGTGCAGTCGACGCCACATGACGGTGCCGTTGCCATGCCGCGGATGATCGTGAGACAGTCCGGGGCGACGGTTCCTCGTCCGGCTGTGCGGGCGAGGTGAAAGGGAACACGGTGACGCCCGGAGCGGGCCGAATCCGTGGCTGCCCCCGCAACTGTGAGCGGCGAGCTGAAGCACACAACCACTGACCGTGAACTGGTCGGGAAGGGTGCCGGAGCGATCGAGCCGTGAGCCAGGAGACCTGCCGTCACCGCCAGGCCCAGCCGGGCATCGGAGTGACCGGTCATCGGGTGAGCTCTACGCCACCAGCGTGCTGGCCAGCCGGATCGTCCCCGAACACATCGCATAGGTCGACCTCAAGTACCACCAGGTACTGCGCCTGTCAGCGACACCTGGACGGTCGACCTAGGACTTGTGTGAACCCATATTGTTGCGCTAGGCAACTTGCTGATGGTGTTGTTGACGCCCTACTGCTGCGGAACGACTGGTTCGACGGTGTAGCCTTCTGCGCGGATCGCTGCGTAGCACTGGTCCCGGATGTCGGGGGTCTCGAAGGTCGCAACGACTCGTTTCGTCTCGAGATCGAACTGGGGAGCGGGTACGCCGTGCGCCGCAACGGCTGCCGTGATGGCCCGGACGCAGTGATCGCAGGTCATGTCCGGGACTTCGAACGTCGTCGATGGCATCGGGATCTCCTCTCGGTTGGACATCAGTTGGTGGCCGGATTGTCGTCGGGCTGCCGGCCGAGCCTCGGACGGGCGTCGCGCAGCAGATCGATGACCAGGAATAGCAGGAGCGAGCCGCCGAGCATCGGCGCGAAGACGCCGATCGGGATCGCGAGGCAGGCGATGACCAGGACTGCGACCCGGTGCGGAGCGCGGCCCGTGCTCAGCGGTGGTGCGAGTTGGGTGCGGCGGTCGGCTCCGCGTGGGCGGCGCAGCCACCACATGCGGTAGCCGAGACAGATCATGGTGATCAGGGTGATCGCGAGCGCTGCCAGCAGAAGCTGGTTGACGATGCCGAGGAGCAGACCCATATGTGCGTCGATTCCCCAGCGTGCGAGTTTGGCTGCCAGCGGCCAGTCCGCGAAGTCCACCCGCTCGAGGACCTTCCCGGTGCCTGGGTCGACGGCGATCTGGTCCTGCTTCTCCGGCCAGGAGCGCTTGGCCTGGCCTACCAGCCAGGCCCCCTTTTCGGCCGGCACGATCTTGATCAACCCGTCGAGTCCGGCGCCACGGGCGGTCTGTTCCGCGCGCTCGATCGCCGCGGGAACGTCGGCCCTCGCAATGTGGTCGACTGCTCCGGTGTTCGTCAGTGGGGATGGGGTCGACCAGGTCAGGTTGGAACGCAGTTCGCTGACGTTGTTCCCAGCGAACTGCGACCAGGTGAGACCGGTGACCGACAGGAACAGCATGCCGGCCAGGATCCAGAGGCCGAGTGGTCCGTGCCAGCTCAGTGCGCGGCGTCGGCCGGGTTTGTGACGACCGGGGAGTACCAGGCGCCGGCGGTGTCCTTGCTTGCGGCGGCGGACGATCCAGAGGGCGCCGCCGCTTACAGCCAGGACCCAGAGCCAGCTGGCGGCAAGTTCGCTGTACAGCCGTCCGAAGTTCCCCAGGAGCAA from Kribbella sp. NBC_00709 carries:
- a CDS encoding heavy-metal-associated domain-containing protein, producing the protein MPSTTFEVPDMTCDHCVRAITAAVAAHGVPAPQFDLETKRVVATFETPDIRDQCYAAIRAEGYTVEPVVPQQ
- a CDS encoding PepSY-associated TM helix domain-containing protein — translated: MGQDVLRTAEESEQTGRPARVRWWRDGFQPILTRLHFYVGIFVAPFILVAATTGLLYTTMPQVEQLVYADYLKVPAGATPLPLAEQVRAAQATQPDGVITEVRPATGRTDTTRVSFTSPSVPEDYARTAFVDPYTGHVHGSLTTFGEWLPLRAWFDGLHRTLLLGNFGRLYSELAASWLWVLAVSGGALWIVRRRKQGHRRRLVLPGRHKPGRRRALSWHGPLGLWILAGMLFLSVTGLTWSQFAGNNVSELRSNLTWSTPSPLTNTGAVDHIARADVPAAIERAEQTARGAGLDGLIKIVPAEKGAWLVGQAKRSWPEKQDQIAVDPGTGKVLERVDFADWPLAAKLARWGIDAHMGLLLGIVNQLLLAALAITLITMICLGYRMWWLRRPRGADRRTQLAPPLSTGRAPHRVAVLVIACLAIPIGVFAPMLGGSLLLFLVIDLLRDARPRLGRQPDDNPATN
- a CDS encoding twin-arginine translocase TatA/TatE family subunit — its product is MLALLGMPQGAEWLVILAIVVLLFGSAKLPTLVRQLGKSKKIWEDEIGSHVKKPDMEIGETPVGEGVHTSAEAEPNQRS
- a CDS encoding putative quinol monooxygenase — protein: MSIDRGLLALLEAKPGKEAELAAFLEQGRELAVAEEGTVTWYAFRLSETTFGIFDTFENEEGRQAHLDGPIPVALGKIASDLLATDPDIRMTDILAVK
- a CDS encoding TetR/AcrR family transcriptional regulator — protein: MASVAREADVGKASLSRHFATRDDLIATVFADRMDAYGAAVAEAFADPDAWHGFAHFERVCAMQAPPRHPPLCTEP
- a CDS encoding DJ-1/PfpI family protein, whose protein sequence is MLGATVHLATTGVTGEPVTSAGGLALIPTTTLTDAPEEPTVLIVPGGDTGVLLADPAAMSAIRRLGEAAETVASVCTGAIALGAAGLLDGRRATSHWSVRHLLAGYGAIAVDERVVADGNVLTAAGVTAGMDLALRRVARLRGDDYARFLELGAEYAPQPPFGAGTPETAGADLTALARDFYAPLEHALRAR